CGTTAAGAAAGATCATAATCCCTATAACCGCCAAGATCCCCTCATTAGCGCTGGCAGCTGTCTGTTTAATAATCTCTAGCGGCCCACCGAGGGTCTTGGTTGGCGAAAGAATTCCAGTTAGTAGCGCCTTAAGCACCCGCAGGGTCTGTAGCGATAGTCCTACTACCTGATCCTTGCCAGCAGTCATCGCACCGAAGAGCCCAACGGGCTCATAGGTAACGTTGTGCATCGCCGGAGAGATTCCAATCCGATAGGTCGTCTCAGCGGTTCGTCCCTCAAGCACATCGAGCTCGGCCATGCCTGCGGCTGGCTGTACCTGTATGGTCAAGGCATCGAACTCCGCAGCATTAGATTCCTTTGGTCGATTAATCTTGAACTCAAGGGGCTTACCGCCCGAGCCACGCACGATCTCGACGAATTCCTTAAAGGTAGCTACCGTTAGTCCATTAACGGTTAGCACATTGTCGCCACTTTTAATGCCGGCCTTCTCTGCAGGCATCCCGCTCTGAACCATCCCGACCGTTACGGGTCCGTCCTGAACATGAGGTAGTCCAACTACATAATACACGCCCGCAGCAAGTAGCCAGGCGAAGAGAAAGTTAAATACTGGCCCAGCCAAAACAATAGCGCAGCGTGCTAGGTAGGACTTCTTAAGAAACCACTTCGATTCGTCCTGCAACAACCGCTCCTGCTCCGGCGAGAGCGTAGACTGCGTTCCCTCTATAGGAGAGGCTCCACCGGCCTGCTCGCCAGGAGCTCTGCCGTGATGCACCAACCCCGGGTCATCTCCAGCCATGCGCACAAAACCACCCAACGGAATAGCGCGTAGCGAGTAGGTAGTTTCGCCAATTGTACAAGCAAATAATTTCGGACCAAATCCGACCGAGAACTCAAGCACCCCCACACCACACCACTTTGCGACGATGAAGTGCCCAAATTCATGGACCGTAACCAAAATACCGAGGATAATAATCGCTAATACGATTCCCATAATAAGACCTACAATTAAATATCGCTAACTCGCCTGCTGCTGCGCCCACTCACTGACCGTTGCGCAGAGCTCCATAAGCTCCCCTAGAGACTCATACCCCATATCCCCAAAGCGCTCTAAGGCCCGCTCTATGATAATATGAATCGAGGTAAAGGGTATACGATGACTCAGGAAGAGGTGAACCGCAACCTCATTAGCAGCGTTAAGAACGGCGCAGGCACCGGCTGCTCCCTCAAGGCAGGCGCGCGCGCGTTTAATACTTGGGAAACGCTCGTCATCTACCGGTAGGAAGGTCAGCTCCCTAATCTTTGTAAGATCCAATGGACGCATTATGCCAGGGAGACGATCTTCTGGGTACCGCAGCGCATAGGCTATGGGCCCCTTCATATCGGGGAGTGATAGCTGTGCTAGAATCGTTTCATCTCTGAGCCGTATCATAGAGTGCACGATACTTTGTGGATGAATCAGGACCTCGATTGCAGCGCTTGAAATATCAAAGAGCCAGCGCGCCTCTATCACCTCCAGCGCCTTGTTCATCATAGTAGCCGAGTCAATCGTTACCTTGGCCCCCATACTCCACTGCGGATGCTTAAGGGCCTGCTCTGGAGTTATCCCTGCAAACTGATCGAGCGGCGTATGGAGAAACGGTCCACCGGAGGCGGTTAGGATTAAGCATGAGAGCTCCGAGCGCCGCGCCCCCTGTAGCACCTGAAAGATAGCGGAGTGCTCGCTATCAACGGGGATAATCCTAGCACCACTCTGGCGCGCCTTTTCAAGCACCAGGGCCCCTGCAACAACCAGGCTCTCCTTATTAGCAAGCGCTACGTCTTTGCCAGCCTCTAGCGCTGCCAGCACGCCAGACAATCCGGCCATTCCAACAACAGCGGCCAACACGACCTCGGCCTTACAGGACTTAATCGCCGAGAGGATCTGATCCTCTCCGCAGATAAGTTGCGTGTCCTGCCAGTGGGATGCCCCATCCGATACCCCCAACTCGCGGCAGAGCTCTGTAAAAGCGGCACGATTAGCGAGCCCCGCTATGGCCGGGCGTAAAGTTCGGATCTGTTGTGCTAATTCAAGGTGCTGTTGCCCTGCAACGAGTAGCTCAATTGAGAAGAATTCTGAATGATTCCGCACTACCTCCAGCGCAGATCTTCCGATCGAACCGGTTGAACCGAGGATCGCGATCCGTTTCATGGCTACTAAAGCCCCCCAAGTAGCGCCAGCGCTACCAAAACTACCGGAGCGGCCCCGATCATGCCGTCAAATCGATCGAGAATTCCGCCGTGCCCAGGAAAGAAGGCCCCCGTATCCTTAACACCACGCAAGCGCTTTAGGTACGATTTAGAGAGATCGGCGGCCTGCGCCGCGAGAGTTGCTAAGAGCGAGATAAAAACAAGCTTTCCAGTCGATACTCCATCTCCCAACAGGAACCTCCATAAGACTACGCCGGCTAGTGCTCCAACAACGAGACCGGTCAGCATACCCTCCACTGTTTTCTTGGGCGAGAGCGCAGGCGCCATCGTATGGCGTCCAAAGGCGCGCCCAGCGAAGTAAGCGCTCGTATCGTTGAGCGCAACTACCCCCGCGAGCCACCATACAAGCTGCACCCCATTAGGTAACGCGCTTAGTACTATAAGTTGTGGTGCGCAGACGCCTAGTAACAAAAACGCCACTCCGTACCGTTCAGCAAAACGGGATGCGTTATCGAGCTGCGTTCGTCCCTCAAACACCTGCACTATCACCAGACCCACCCCAGCAACTAGAAGCGAGAGATAGAGCAGAGTCCAATCGATTGCGTAGCCAAAAACGCTCGTTGCTGCAACGCTTGCCGCAGCAAGACCGGGCAACACAAGCACTGTGTAAACAATAATAGCGTGCAAGGGTCGATATGCCAGGGTGTCGTTATTACGTGCGAAGAGCCGTACCACCTCAAATATACTTACCACCACCACCGTCATGGCCCACGCCACACACAGCAGCCGGCCATAGGGCAGATAGATCGCCAGTAGCGAAAGTGCTAGCGCAACTGAAAGCACGATTAGCGCCGTCAGTAGACGATCTTTTAGCCCACCACTATGCTCAAACGAGAAGAGATTAAGGTTCATACTACGCCCCTTTAATCTGCTCCTGCGTGAGCCCGAATCTACGATTACGTCCTGCGAAGACATTCAGACACCTATGAAATTCATCACGCGAAAAATCCGGCCATAACACTGGCGAAACTACTATCTCAGAGTATGCCAACTGCCACAGCAAAAAGTTAGAGATTCTAGTCTCATCGCTGGTCCTAATCAGAAGGTCAGGATCCGGAACATCCGGCAGGTAGAGCGCCTTTGAGAAAGACTCCTCGGTGATATCCTCCGGATTAATCTCGCCCGCTTTTATCCCCCGCCCGATCTTCTTAACAGCCTGCACCAACTCATCTCGACCACCGTACGATACCGCCAGTATTAGCTCCATTCCAGTAAGATCTTTGGTCCGCTGCTCGTTGCGCTCAAGAATCTCGCGCACCGCTTGCGGCAAGCGTGCTAGGTCCCCCATAGCACGCAGACGAATATCATGTTTAAGCAGCAGCTCAAGCTCGCCCTCAAGGTACTGAACGAAGAGACCCATCAACCCACCGACCTCCTCCTGAGGACGCCGCCAGTTCTCGGTCGAAAATGCAAATAGTGTCAGATAACGCACCCCTAGGCGGCGGCACTCCTCTACAACGGCACGGACACTCTTGGCGCCGTTACGGTGCCCTTCGATACGGGGAAGAAACCGGCGCTTCGCCCAGCGCCCGTTACCATCCATGATGATAGCTATGTGACGTGGAACGACCTTCAGAGCCAGAATAGGACTAGACTCAACCGGCTCACCCTTTTCTGAATTACCCAGCACTGATTTATCTGCTGCAGTGGCAAAGCTCGCATCGTTTACGTTACTGCTCATAAGATATCTGACGAGGGCTAGACCTCTATCAACTCCTTCTCTTTGCTTGCGGCAGCAGCATCAACGTCGACGATAAATCTATCGATAATCTTCTGAATTTCCTCCTGAGCGCGGCGGGAATCGTCCTCAGACATCTCCTTGGCCTTGGTCTTTTTCTTAACGTTTTCTACCTCATCACGACGGAGATTACGCAGAGAGATCTTGGTCTCTTCCGACATCTTATTGACCTTCTTGATCAGATCCTTACGACGTTCCTCATTCAGGGCTGGAATAACGATTCTGATTAGCCCCCCATCACGCGATGGATTAAAGCCAAGCTCCGATTGTCGAATAGCCTTCTCGATACTCTCAATCGCACTCGCATCGTAAACCTGTATGGTGAGCATGCGCGACTCTGGTGCCGCTACAAGACCGAGCTGCTGAAGGGGAACCATAGAGCCGTAGTACTCTACCTGTAGCCCCTCAAGCAAAGTTGGAGTTGCACGCCCCGAACGCAACCGCCCAAGATCCCTCTTGAAGTGCTCTATCGCCTTGGCGCACTGCGCCTTGTAGTTATCAAATTGAGAACTCATAGTATTTTAGTCTCCTCAGTAACAGCGACTACCCCTGAACAAGCGTACCCACCGATTCACCACACACAATCCGTCGTAAATTACCCTCAACTCCCACATTAAAGACAACTATAGGGAGGTTGTTATCCATACAGAGAGAGATAGCGGCGGTGTCCATCACCCGCAATCCCCGCTGCAACACATCCATAAATGATATCTTGGTAAAGGGCTTCGCATCTTTGTTCTTAACCGGATCACAGTCGTAGATTGCATCTACCTTGGTACCCTTAAGCAGGATCTCGGCCCCCATCTCCATGGCACGCAGACTCGCTGCTGTATCGGTCGTAAAGAATGGGTTCCCGGTGCCACACGCGAAGATAACGACCCGCCCCTTTTCGAGATGTCGGGTTGCGCGGCGCTTGATGTAGGGCTCAGAGATCTCCTTCATCTCGATAGCAGAAAGTACGCGGGTATCAACCCCCTCAGCTTCGAGTCTGTCCTGCAGGGCGAGTGCATTGATGGCGGTTGCCAACATGCCCATATAATCGCCGGTGATACGATCGAGCCCCTGCGAGCCAGCCTGAATACCTCGAAAGATATTACCGCCACCGATTACGATAGCGATCTGAACACCGAGTCTACTTACCTCGCGGATCTGCGCTACGAGCCGATTCAGGATATCTGGATCGATACCGCCGGAGTTCTCTCCGGCTAGTATCTCGCCACTGAGCTTAAGCATTATCCGCTTATACTTTACCCCTGCTTCCTGAATCTCTACCATCCTGAATCCCTATGAATGATAGTTATCGCTCTCCAACCATCGCCGCTA
This genomic interval from Pseudomonadota bacterium contains the following:
- the dxr gene encoding 1-deoxy-D-xylulose-5-phosphate reductoisomerase, producing MKRIAILGSTGSIGRSALEVVRNHSEFFSIELLVAGQQHLELAQQIRTLRPAIAGLANRAAFTELCRELGVSDGASHWQDTQLICGEDQILSAIKSCKAEVVLAAVVGMAGLSGVLAALEAGKDVALANKESLVVAGALVLEKARQSGARIIPVDSEHSAIFQVLQGARRSELSCLILTASGGPFLHTPLDQFAGITPEQALKHPQWSMGAKVTIDSATMMNKALEVIEARWLFDISSAAIEVLIHPQSIVHSMIRLRDETILAQLSLPDMKGPIAYALRYPEDRLPGIMRPLDLTKIRELTFLPVDDERFPSIKRARACLEGAAGACAVLNAANEVAVHLFLSHRIPFTSIHIIIERALERFGDMGYESLGELMELCATVSEWAQQQAS
- the frr gene encoding ribosome recycling factor gives rise to the protein MSSQFDNYKAQCAKAIEHFKRDLGRLRSGRATPTLLEGLQVEYYGSMVPLQQLGLVAAPESRMLTIQVYDASAIESIEKAIRQSELGFNPSRDGGLIRIVIPALNEERRKDLIKKVNKMSEETKISLRNLRRDEVENVKKKTKAKEMSEDDSRRAQEEIQKIIDRFIVDVDAAAASKEKELIEV
- a CDS encoding phosphatidate cytidylyltransferase, whose amino-acid sequence is MNLNLFSFEHSGGLKDRLLTALIVLSVALALSLLAIYLPYGRLLCVAWAMTVVVVSIFEVVRLFARNNDTLAYRPLHAIIVYTVLVLPGLAAASVAATSVFGYAIDWTLLYLSLLVAGVGLVIVQVFEGRTQLDNASRFAERYGVAFLLLGVCAPQLIVLSALPNGVQLVWWLAGVVALNDTSAYFAGRAFGRHTMAPALSPKKTVEGMLTGLVVGALAGVVLWRFLLGDGVSTGKLVFISLLATLAAQAADLSKSYLKRLRGVKDTGAFFPGHGGILDRFDGMIGAAPVVLVALALLGGL
- the rseP gene encoding RIP metalloprotease RseP, translated to MGIVLAIIILGILVTVHEFGHFIVAKWCGVGVLEFSVGFGPKLFACTIGETTYSLRAIPLGGFVRMAGDDPGLVHHGRAPGEQAGGASPIEGTQSTLSPEQERLLQDESKWFLKKSYLARCAIVLAGPVFNFLFAWLLAAGVYYVVGLPHVQDGPVTVGMVQSGMPAEKAGIKSGDNVLTVNGLTVATFKEFVEIVRGSGGKPLEFKINRPKESNAAEFDALTIQVQPAAGMAELDVLEGRTAETTYRIGISPAMHNVTYEPVGLFGAMTAGKDQVVGLSLQTLRVLKALLTGILSPTKTLGGPLEIIKQTAASANEGILAVIGIMIFLNVSLGVMNLLPIPVLDGGHLTIFTIELLKGKPLSIRFQETVTQIGMVLLLTLMIFAFGNDLVRYIL
- the pyrH gene encoding UMP kinase yields the protein MVEIQEAGVKYKRIMLKLSGEILAGENSGGIDPDILNRLVAQIREVSRLGVQIAIVIGGGNIFRGIQAGSQGLDRITGDYMGMLATAINALALQDRLEAEGVDTRVLSAIEMKEISEPYIKRRATRHLEKGRVVIFACGTGNPFFTTDTAASLRAMEMGAEILLKGTKVDAIYDCDPVKNKDAKPFTKISFMDVLQRGLRVMDTAAISLCMDNNLPIVVFNVGVEGNLRRIVCGESVGTLVQG
- a CDS encoding isoprenyl transferase, translated to MSSNVNDASFATAADKSVLGNSEKGEPVESSPILALKVVPRHIAIIMDGNGRWAKRRFLPRIEGHRNGAKSVRAVVEECRRLGVRYLTLFAFSTENWRRPQEEVGGLMGLFVQYLEGELELLLKHDIRLRAMGDLARLPQAVREILERNEQRTKDLTGMELILAVSYGGRDELVQAVKKIGRGIKAGEINPEDITEESFSKALYLPDVPDPDLLIRTSDETRISNFLLWQLAYSEIVVSPVLWPDFSRDEFHRCLNVFAGRNRRFGLTQEQIKGA